A genomic segment from Epinephelus fuscoguttatus linkage group LG17, E.fuscoguttatus.final_Chr_v1 encodes:
- the LOC125905291 gene encoding cartilage-associated protein — MAPSTSAQLFSALLIVLSNSVVNSQYEKYSFRSFPRNELMPLESAYKYALDQYTGEKWKETVEYMEVSLRLYRLLRDSEAFCNLNCSSVRLDDEQKFAEFPELRAFGNVMKRAQCLKRCKQGLPAFRQTMPSRDTIDEFEKREPYRYLQFAYFKSNNVAKAVSAAHTFLLKHPDDEMMQRNMAYYKSLPGADEHLKDLETKSYETLFVRAVRAYNGENFRTSVSDMELALRDFFKVYDECLAASEGPRDVKDFKDFYPSIADHYIEVLNRKVSCESDLTPVVGGFVVEKFVATMYHYLQFAYYKLKDLKNAVPCAASYVLFDPNDEVMNNNVAYYKFHKKQWDLTEEDFLPRSEALRYYNQTTMQLQMLEFARQRLVSDDEGEVMEFIDEFLDDDDMPRLESPPKD, encoded by the exons ATGGCACCCTCCACTTCTGCCCAGCTCTTCTCGGCGCTTTTAATCGTACTTTCCAACTCTGTGGTGAACTCTCAGTATGAAAAATACAGCTTCAGGAGTTTCCCCAGAAATGAGCTGATGCCCCTGGAGTCCGCGTACAAATACGCGCTGGACCAGTACACCGGAGAGAAGTGGAAGGAGACGGTGGAGTACATGGAGGTGTCTCTGCGGCTGTACCGGTTGCTCCGGGACAGCGAGGCCTTCTGCAACCTCAACTGCAGCTCCGTCCGGCTGGACGACGAGCAGAAGTTTGCGGAGTTTCCAGAGCTGCGGGCGTTTGGGAACGTCATGAAGAGGGCGCAGTGCCTGAAGCGATGCAAACAGGGGCTGCCCGCTTTCAGGCAGACCATGCCCAGCCGGGACACCATAGATGAGTTTGAGAAGAGAGAGCCATACAGATACCTACAGTTCGCCTACTTCAAA TCCAACAATGTGGCCAAGGCGGTGTCTGCTGCCCACACCTTCCTGCTGAAACACCCAGATGATGAGATGATGCAGAGGAACATGGCCTACTACAAGAGTCTGCCCGGAGCTGATGAACACCTCAAAGACCTGGAGACTAAATCCTATGAG ACGCTGTTTGTGCGTGCAGTGCGGGCGTATAATGGAGAAAACTTCCGTACCTCGGTGTCAGACATGGAGCTGGCTCTGCGGGACTTCTTCAAGGTCTACGACGAGTGTTTGGCAGCATCCGAGGGCCCCAGAGACGTCAAAGACTTTAAAGACTTCTACCCCTCGATAGCTG ATCACTATATAGAGGTCCTCAACAGGAAAGTGAGCTGTGAAAGTGACCTGACGCCTGTCGTAGGAGGTTTCGTCGTCGAGAAGTTTGTGGCCACCATGTACCACTACCTGCAGTTTGCCTATTACAAAT tgaaGGACCTGAAGAACGCAGTACCATGTGCAGCCAGCTACGTGCTCTTTGACCCCAATGATGAAGTCATGAACAATAACGTGGCCTACTACAAGTTTCACAAAAAGCAGTGGGATCTGACAGAAGAGGACTTCCTCCCCAGATCA GAGGCACTGCGGTACTACAATCAGACCACCATGCAGCTACAGATGTTGGAGTTCGCCAGACAGCGCCTTGTGAGCGACGATGAG GGAGAGGTGATGGAGTTTATAGATGAGTTCCTGGACGACGATGATATGCCCAGATTGGAGTCTCCGCCGAaagactga